Below is a window of Strix uralensis isolate ZFMK-TIS-50842 chromosome 8, bStrUra1, whole genome shotgun sequence DNA.
TTCACAGAGCAGTGGTAGGGGGGACTGGCTATGTCTAGGTCTTTAAGCAGAGGGACATGCAAGTCTGGAGGTGAGAGTTGTGTATCAGGAAATAAGTACTGGTATTTGAGGGGCTGTGGTGGTGGAGCCACACTAGCTGATGAGCTGAAACCACAGCCACAGGAGGGACCCTGGGCTGTCATGATTTCTGTCCTGGGCTCAGCCTCAGCAGAggccagctctgcacagccctggcacctcctgctctgcagagaggcCAACGCTCAAGCATCAGCCTTCAACACAGTTGACTTCTGTAACACTTTATTATCTATTTCCACACACAACACAGGGACCAAGAAAGGAACAAGACAGTACCACTGCTGCAGAGGTGGGTCAGTGACTGGGGCAGCGCAGGCTGTCCATCTGGACAGCCAGACAGCCAAACCACCATTTTCAGGGACAGCCTGTTCTCAGACATTATTTCTTTGGGTTGCTCTCACCGCCCATGAACATCCTTTTCTGACACAATTCGTGGGCACTTTGGGCACATTTTGAAGGGGCTATGGAGGGCAGGATTCACATTAGCATGCAGGCAGCATGGAGCTGCGAGCTGGGTGCAGTCACGCATCTTCACAGAAATGCCCAGATGTGCAAAACAgctggtgtgcaggcagctgcagcctgTCCACATGTGCAGGTTAGGGGAGCTGGGGGTAACTGCTAAAGCACTGCAATAGGCAGAGGTGGTGCAGCTTGGTTTAACTGCACGTGCCACTGACACAGATgtgcagagcagcaggaatggTAATGGTGCAAAACTGTCCAGCTCTGGCCTGTCCCTCCCTGTACACGCACAGGGGTCCCTGCTGGACCTGGTGTCAAAGAGCCTGGAGGGGAAGGACAGCTCTTTGCTTCGCAGAGTTTTAGCACAGAAATACCTGAGCTTGGTACCACCCTCTGAACTCTTGGGCAGATTAAGGGAAGTgatgcagagagaggaggaaacagcGGTTTAATAAAATCTATGGATGATGTGAAAGTGGCAGAGGAAAATGTAGAAATAACAGATATccagaaataaaagctaaaatgaTGTTCCTgtactttggggaaaaaatccAAGGCTTCTGTGGAAGGAAAGCCAGCAGGAGCAGGACAAGAGTGGGTGAATACAGAAATGCCCTCATGCTACCTGAGTACGTCGGGGACAGTGTGGTCTGGAGCTGCAAAGGGATGAAGTCCTCATTGTCCAGCGTATAGCTGGTGGGGTTCATTGATGCTGAACTCTGACACTGCCTCCAGGTGTAACACAGACAGTGATTTGTGCTGTTACTAACGGAATGAGCTACTATCCTCTTCCAATAAATTTTCTACCAGGCACCAAAAAATAATAGTTCCATTACAGAGGGAATTTAGCAAATAATGAGCAAAAATAACAGTTGGGGCAGAGCAGCTTAGGTGAGGAGGGACAGGAGCAGTCaggaagatgaagaggaagagaacGTTGCACAGGAGCAGCTTTGCTAAGAGTTTAGCATCTGTGTCTGTGGAAAGGGCTGTGAAATGGTTTGTGGGTATATGGAGGAAATGAGAATTTTGACAGGTAAATTAGCCTCAAGTCACAGGAAAAGCTCCCGAGGCGAGTTGTTACTCTGCCTCTGGGAAAGACACCTCAGTGCTAGATACCTTGTAGAgataaaaacaccaaaaaagctCCAGGTAAGGCCCAAGTGGTAGCAAAAGACCTTTtctgccccacagcagctgcagcacttgGGAGACAGAAACCGTGCAGGAACAGGCAGGGACTGGCTTGAGCTGCAgcgctcctgcagcagcaggggtgCCTCTTGCTTGGGAAACTCCTGTCAGAGGGCAACAGTGCTCCCGCCTCGCACCACCCTTGCAGAGCAGCATTATCCCTTCACCATCCCCCAGCGACTGCACCTTGCGGCTTGTGGCTCATGTGGCTGGAGCACTCTGGCATGATAACAGAGTCCCAGCACAGTCCAGACTGATAGCCTGTCAGGGACCTGACACCAACACCCTTTGATCACCCCTTTGATAAACCACAGAAGGTGGTGGGCTGCCGAAATGTAACATTGAAACAGATCCTGGCATTGCAAACACAAACGGTGTTTCATGTGGGGTCCAGCCATGCTGGGGCTCTGGCACAGACATCCCATGAAAATCCCACGCTCGCTCCCACAGACACGCAGATGTTTGCtcaggagcagcccctgcagctgtACCTCCCACCAAGCTCCCTTCGCTTGCGCTGCATGCCTGCTGACATGCAGAATATTTCCTGCCATTCATCAGCTGCTAGAGGCTCTACTTTGCTCAGGAGTTAGCGGCTCTGCACAAAGCACAGAGTGGTTTTATAccacctgcaatcacagcctctcCTGCCAGGAGAGCACACAGCACAGCTCTGGGAACTGCAGGAACCAAGCAAGTACTGGGGTCCCCAGGGGTACAGGACAGGCTCACCTTAACTCTGTGACAGGGGTCACAGCTGGGTGGGCAGCAGCTGCCGCAGGAGGCTTTGTGGAGATAAAACACCAGCCAAGCCAGTGCTGTGCTCCTAACGCGTCAGGTCACGGAGCCCATCCAGGCACCCCAAGTCCCTGCTGTGCCGTCAGCCTGGGGCAAAGCAAATGCCAGTCATCTCCGAAAGAAGCACAAGGCACACTGCAACGCGCACCCTTCCTGCAGGAAAGGCTGGCACAAGCCCTGCTGATGGGTTGTATCCAGTGAGGCTCACGCAGGGGTGTCCTGGGTCAGATCAGGTTGGCCATGCTGGAGGTGGGAGGAAGCCGCCTGTTCGCAGCGAGGCGGCCAGAGATGGTGAAGACACGGATCTCGCCGGTCTCCAGGCTCCGAGGAGCAGCCTGGCGACAGGAGGTGCAGAGCAGGTagagcagcaggcagaggaggatgGCACTGCCAGCGGTCAGGAGGACAACCCCGCTGGTGAACATGCTGGCCAGTGGCCGTGCAGGGCTCAGCTGCATGGTCGTGGTGGAGAGGATGGTGAGCACGACCCCACAGACCACCAGCACCAGGGcactgagcagcagcaccaggcagtCCGAGAAGCCCCCGCTCTTCAGGAGCTCGATCTGATCCCGGCTGCGGATGCAGTTCATGTCCTGGattgcagagctcagcagctgcttcagcagcACGAGCAGGGCCAGGAGGCAGAGTGTGGTGCCCACAGCCAGCCTCCACTCCCCAGACCGGCTGCTAGTGCTGTACAGTAGGATGATGCCACCAATCCCGCAGGCCAGGATCAGCACCACAGCCATCCCATAGCACAGGATGGACTTCTTGGGGTCCTGGAACCACCAGAGCTCCACATGTTCCTCCAAGATGTTCCTCTGGATGTGGTCTGCATCCACAGGGGTGCGGGGGCTGCTCAGTTCTGCCAGCTCTGGCATGGTGGACGGCTGGATGGGGAGGGCACGGTGGGGTGGTTGCACTGATGAATCTACACCCTTACAGCGATGTGGAGGGTCAAGGCAGCAGCAGTTTCAAAGGCAGCTGCATTTCTCAAGAGGGGATGCCTCTGTCTCATTCTCTGGAGCCTGGTGGAGCTGCCTTCTGCAGCAGTGCCGCCTGAAGAGCTATGGTCCATGCGCTGGGGCTGAGCCCAccccccaggcagggctgcaggacaTGGTGGAGCATCCCCTGAGCAGCACCATAAGGGAACAACCAGGGCTGTGTCCTTCCTTTCCTGTGTCTTTTATCTGAAAGAGTCAAGAAGAGATATTATTAAACAGAGACCCTGCTCCCTGTACCAAAAAATCCCCAGCCAAACCCTGGGCCTTGGTCGCCCCAGGCTGGCCTGCAGACCTTCCCCTGCCTCCCTCACAGCAGCCCCATGCGTTGGAGCACAGCTCAGCCACGCGTGTCTTCCTGGGAGACCTCTGTGCACTGCGGGGGGACCTCAGCCTGCCCCAAGGGTGAGtctcctgcctccccagccccctgagccCTGCTCAGAGGCTACTGGCACATCACTGCCCACAGGACTCTgcctgcagctggtgctgccagcagggcagggacGGAGCAGAGGCAGGTCTCTCCTGGGATAAAGCCCCATTCACAGCTCTGGCTTCACATGCTCCCTCATCAGCATCAGCCTCTTGTCACCAACTGGCTCTGCTGCCCAGAATGACAGCAGGAGGTGGGGGTCAGGACTGGGGCTTAACCCTTCCAGTCCAGTCACTGGAAGAGCAAGAGCTGCCCTTGCTGTAAGTTCTCAGACCTGTCCCCATTCCTGCATTGCCAGTGGTTCCCCCTCTCAAGTTCTCTAGAGATATATGATGGTTACATCTCCAGTGGTCTCAGCACTTCCCTGGAAAGAATCCCCAGACAGCTGGGACCTGGTACCCTACAATTTTGCTCTCCTCTCTGCTGATCCCTGAAGCACTTCACcactggaggggagcaggggaagggcagcagtGGCTGCAGCGTGGAGGCAGGCTCCGTGGTGCTGTGCTTAGCTGGGCTCCCCTTGGCACAGTGCCTGGTCTCACTCGCAGCCCGGCTTCCTGGGCTCACCCCCTCCTCAGCGTCCTGGCCCCCCTTCAATGCTTCTCTGGGTACAGTTTTACACCAAGAGTGAAAACTACTTGAATTTCTCTCACATAACATCCTGCTGCAGCATGTGAGTGCTCCAGCTGGTCCCACAGCACCAGAGAGACCCCCCAGCCCAGCTAGTGCCCAGAACAGGGAGAGGTGCTGGGAAGGACAGTGTGGGAGGATCTCAAGTATGGCTGAGCCCTTGAGACATGGGGCAGAGCCTGGAGACCCACGAATTGCCTCCCTGGTCACCTCCCAGACAGGACGACGCACCCTCAGCGATCAcgggaacacacacacacaaactgctCAGAGTCCCACGGGAGCCTGTGGCGGGGACAGGAACtgatgcagatcccttgtgtCAGAGCTGTGTCACTTCTCCCGGGTGGGGAAGGCCACGCAGCACCCTGCCTGCTAGAAATGGCTCTCCAGGACCCTGTCAGCCCATGCCAAACACACTACATTTGTCTTTGTGCCTTGCTCCGCACAGCGCTGGGACTCTGGGATCATTACGGATGGGTGGGGATGATTTGTGACCTCCACGGATGGCAGGTCTGCACACACCAGGGATCTTTCTTCCCACAGCTCTCCCTGTCCTCAGACAGCCTCCACAGACCGCATCCCCTTATGGCAATGCCTTTGCTACCAACAAATGCCTGAAAATCCCCCTCCATCGGAGACAAgccaatgggggggggggggggggagggaggacaATAGTGGGGGGGGTGCCTGAACCAGACACCGCCTGACAGTGTCAGGCCAAGCTCCTCCTGAGTCACTCCCCGGCTGTGATGGAGCATGAGGTCAGTTTGGACGTGGCTCAGGGCATGCTGCCAGCTGGCAGCACGTGTCCAGGAAGTCTGTAACCATCGCGGGTTTGCAGGCCCAGGACCCATCGTGCCACATGAGCTGTGCACTGTGCTGCTCCCCTGCACGGCTGCTGGTGCTTGAactgcctgggcagggagtgggCTGGGACACAGAAACCCAGGCTCCAGAGGGTACGCTTGCCTGGAGGCCTGTGGGAGATCTGCAGCTCCTGGCTAGAGCCAGAACAATCGGAAAGCATcaattagagagaaaaaaagctgtgGTTGAGTATGCTGATTTGTGCCTGCTGGGACCCACTTCAATTTTGCATGAGACAGCAGATACCTTGTGCTGTCTGCATGTGCCCAGGACACAGGTCCCTGAGAAGGCGAGGATGTCACTGAGCACTTTCAAAGTAGAGGGGTGAAAAGACATTGAGCCTGGAGACATTTCCCCAGCCTATGCAAACCAGCTCGGTGCTAAGCACTActtcctcctgcctttccttCTCCAAGCACAGAGGTGCCTTATCTCCTTACCAGCAAATGGGTGAGTCTAGTAGATAGCAGGTTTGTAGATTAGATTGGGACTGTGGACTAAGAAAACATAAACCTTGGAGAAGTGCAAAGTCTGCAGTCTTCTGCTGCTTGACTGAAGTTGTGCACACAAGTTGTGACAACAGTAAGCAAAACAACCACAACAGTACAAGTGACAATGAGGGAAAATGTGACAGAAAATCAAGCTATGGCACTGCATTCTcatgttacttttaaaaatttaaccattttaatttttgtttgattAGAAGAAGGTCAGTGAGCAAGATAAAACTGTTAGAGCATCTGGCTGCAGAACAAAATAAGGTGTGGCCTCTATGAGCCTGTATTTCCCAGTGTTATATTAACCTCTATTAAACAAATGATTTGGACAGGCAAAGGCTTCCACTGAAGTGTGCCTCCATGTTTCCTTCCATGTGTCTGTTTGAAAATGTTCTGGGAATAGAATATTTTGCTCTATAAGCATCCACACTTGCTTGGGCTTCTCTAGACCCTGAGGGTTTGGGCCACTAATAACAATATTTTCactcttagaatcacagaataattcagatGGGATGGGATCTTGGGAATTCACCTGGTCCATCCATCTATTTAAAGTGGAGTTAACCTCAAAGTCAGACTGAGCAGCTCAGGGCCACATCCACTTGGATGCTAGATACTGCCAAGTATGGAGGGTCCACAGCCCCTCTGGGATCATACCAGTGTTTAACCATCCTtatcacaaatacatttttccctaAATCTAACTACAGTTTCCCATTCCTCAGCAGGGGTGTATTGCCTTCCAtccttttaagaaaaatctgattGTCTTTGTATGTTAAACCAAAGGAGCCCTATCCTGGGCTGTTACCCACCAATCCTTGGAGAAGGGATGAAACCAGATCTCAGCAACTTTGCTGATCTGGTTTCTTGGCATTATGCAGCACATCAGGTCATTAATCTCTACCATTTACTTACTACTGAATCCAGTACCTTCAGTGCTCCCATCTTTGTAtgcaagagaaaaaggaggagagggTCAGCCCAGTCACACAATGCTTTCAGTCTGAAGGTcgcatttcaggaaaaaattgACAGGCTGTCCTTCCCCACTGCTGGCTGACAgctggggaggaagaagaggaaagcactgggaatgcaggaaaacaaaatgttcgtgtttttcccttttcactgggtatttttttcctactctgaCAACATTTAACTGGGAACTGAGGGTCATCATCAACTGGTTTCTGGACACTCCTGGCTGCAGGTGTGAGAGATGCATGCCTGCTGACTGCCTGGGAATggtatatgcatttatttatttacttatagacATTTGATGTCTGAGTGTCTGATATCTGACAGACGGGCCATGGACTGTATGTTAATTAGCACTTCCGTTTCAGAGCCACATACAACTCAGCTGTTGAACTACTCCTCAATTCACTCCTCTCTCTGAGGCCAAGGTACACCATGAGACATTGCTTACCCACAGCATTCAGGAGGCGAAGCCTGGGGGTGGGACAGGCTCCTGCAGCGCTTACAGCTTTGGAAGGGTTTTATGCAGCTATGTGGACTTTGTGAGCATCATGAAGACTGGGAGAGTCTGGCAAGATTTGCTGTAAAATAACAATACATAAAATGATTTGTACGAGCAATCTAGATGAGAGCCCTgaattgttgtaggtcccttccaactgaaatagtctattctattctgtctattctattctgtttcagttggaagggacctacaatgatcatcttagtccaactgtctgaccaccTCAGAGCTGAgcaagttaaagcatgttattaagggcattgtctaaATGCCTCTTGAACACTGGCAAGCTTGGAGTATCGACCATCTCTCTAGGAAGCCcgttccagtgtctgaccaccctcttggtaaagaaatgcttcctaaagcATATTCTGTTATACCCTAATTTCCTAGTAGGCTCAAAGAGAATGAAGctcatatattttgttttatgcCTGAATTACTGCCAATACACAAATCAGAAGCTCTGAATGTCATAGTGCTCAAGGCCCACCTGTGCCCCTgggagcagggatgctgctgccctgggacatGTGGGAAGgtcccctctcctctcctgagAACTCAGGAGTGGGGGTAGAGGAACCTGCAGGGAATGGGAGTAATGGGGCTTTTATGCAGCATCTGTCTGTCTCACCCAAAATCCTAGCAGGAGATCCACACTTCTTCGGCTGCTACATCAGCCACCAGTTCCCAGTGCTCCTCCTTTCTGGGGCTGCTCAAAATCCAGGCAAACCTATGCTGTCTAATTGGTATCTCTGGGGAGAGCCCACCTTCTTGACCCTGCCAGAGGGATAATGTTCTCCCAGAAATGAGCATCTGTCCCACCAGCGCTCCTGCCACCAGACATCTTTCAGGAAGCCGCAGGGAAGCCCTGGGTGATGGTGGATTGTCCCTTCCTTTCACCAAGCCTAGAAGCGCTGGGGGTAAGGGTGGCAGAGGGCTTGTTGTAACAGGGTCAGCATGCAGCTGCTTTTTACAGAAATCTAGATAGCTTTGGCATGCTCCATTATAAAGTTCTGTGTTCCCCTTCCTCTGTATGCGTAACAGGCTCTATCACCCTGACCCCACAGAGCCTGTCCTGATGCACCTCTGCCGAGGGAGGCCTGGGAGTCCCAAAGGAACAAGAAACTCCCGAGTCTTATGTGCCAAGAGGAAATACGATGGCACAAGAAAGAAATGATGT
It encodes the following:
- the TMEM125 gene encoding transmembrane protein 125; this encodes MPELAELSSPRTPVDADHIQRNILEEHVELWWFQDPKKSILCYGMAVVLILACGIGGIILLYSTSSRSGEWRLAVGTTLCLLALLVLLKQLLSSAIQDMNCIRSRDQIELLKSGGFSDCLVLLLSALVLVVCGVVLTILSTTTMQLSPARPLASMFTSGVVLLTAGSAILLCLLLYLLCTSCRQAAPRSLETGEIRVFTISGRLAANRRLPPTSSMANLI